In one Deltaproteobacteria bacterium genomic region, the following are encoded:
- a CDS encoding enoyl-CoA hydratase/isomerase family protein — MDTVRFEVADRVATITLDRPERKNAMNQQMKDELRACWQRVKAEPDIWAAIVTGAGEAFSSGADVESLAGGGFTRPDRWRELAMIEGIRELPTPRRQLVHKPVIAAVNGVVAGFALDLVTEADIPIASDGATFVDPHVSLGYVSSHEMVNMARRVPVAVCLRMALLGSRERMSAQRAYEVGLVTEVVPHARLMERARELAAMVVSNAPLAVWGTKMGILQGLGLPIPQAEEIAAGYLEVVEQSEDHAEGPRAFVAKRPPAWKAR, encoded by the coding sequence ATGGACACCGTGCGCTTCGAGGTCGCCGACCGGGTCGCCACCATCACGCTCGATCGCCCCGAGCGGAAGAACGCGATGAACCAGCAGATGAAGGACGAGCTGCGCGCCTGCTGGCAGCGCGTCAAGGCAGAGCCGGACATCTGGGCCGCGATCGTGACCGGTGCGGGCGAGGCCTTCTCGAGCGGCGCCGACGTCGAGTCGCTCGCCGGCGGCGGCTTCACCCGGCCCGACCGCTGGCGCGAGCTCGCCATGATCGAGGGCATCCGCGAGCTGCCCACGCCGCGCCGGCAGCTCGTGCACAAGCCGGTGATCGCGGCGGTGAACGGCGTGGTGGCCGGCTTCGCGCTCGATCTGGTGACCGAGGCGGACATCCCGATCGCCTCGGACGGGGCCACCTTCGTCGATCCGCACGTCTCGCTCGGCTACGTCTCCTCGCACGAGATGGTGAACATGGCGCGCCGCGTGCCGGTCGCGGTCTGCCTCCGCATGGCGCTCCTCGGGAGCCGCGAGCGGATGAGCGCCCAGCGCGCCTACGAGGTGGGGCTCGTCACCGAGGTGGTGCCGCACGCGCGTCTCATGGAGCGCGCCCGCGAGCTGGCGGCGATGGTGGTCAGCAACGCGCCGCTCGCGGTGTGGGGGACGAAGATGGGCATCCTCCAGGGGCTCGGCCTCCCCATTCCGCAGGCCGAGGAGATCGCCGCCGGCTACCTCGAGGTGGTCGAGCAGAGCGAGGACCACGCCGAGGGGCCGCGCGCCTTCGTCGCGAAGCGCCCGCCCGCCTGGAAGGCGCGCTAG